In a genomic window of Strix aluco isolate bStrAlu1 chromosome 3, bStrAlu1.hap1, whole genome shotgun sequence:
- the PCARE gene encoding photoreceptor cilium actin regulator, which produces MGCTPSRSEIANIIARSNLKALNIPKSILRIDPGDKGIPLLVKGTSCYNLDEFHQYGIQRKDYMREKEDKLSEQDKNYNLQLSSKAHSDPQISREDKKIERTATDAEVVMSKLIESQKHITEAIQIRKQSSCESEASAFIWDDKNESNAKQIPKKGKKQKGHKLAKQGRPSKIKEKSILALCETEKKVDFPELLVKAHQSAYAYLNPNLSKYETILHMANQATQTQLFLQQMVSFLMLRFDEINQLLEEVANDGENLLKDVGGNLAWPAEKGNLKEHPDLLQQLLQYTINKMQSLSGTLAFLTSDALKETCSYLQSAASSLEGKLKAKQSFDERLLRTVRLLEASALGSSQSRGDDRTLYSEDSGIGVDNESLKEFSALSQHGGQACDSSAYGHLSQKHTRTVGHVHDGAVSPGTAASRDCAVERNSNDIFYSSMRSKEATSCQGGAPEGISTMPRHASLSKSHSCNSFQSDSTQEGEHFKLCESTDFPSDDDDDNEGSTLGEDDDNTSLSEMGKDTLPRRPLSSPAVADNTQRQSIKRTENAETEEIILKMKDAISEKIKFVPAKSGRKEWIEDESGRAVLTTRPSTATGSQKTFGKQRRSRSEESLRSQAEDPTLLELQRTQKELSKKLEMFYGKKDTDNKPETRKRRTAPYLQDEQIISRSSSKLKACLSKNFSILPNQDKVPLFMVDQNPAHQLDEKRGWKPFRATMPPQETSEGKEKEPPGAQTLSSNSCVPRQSVKKLIETFSPTDNLVKAAPLRSLGPIKCIRKFGLPVIPPTIPFQRGLAPLNLKHRISPVEGTNPSNTSGVSSNFPNAFPPALAAELSKKDTKEETDEDIDNLPPPPPEMLMDTSFDLTEPEETARIEGNSSEDAKKPTKTEFHATKKSRVSPKMKASLQSIDLLPSKNISGPSVMASKGLRNTAAGDEKLQRYSLELNPTNVHIPSQEEILATQRREAADLYKQTHKIIPLQNPSGVSKRQSNSSESKEPNSQATSVQYQKHGSPDSLRRNEKGSSFARRVSPTRTPPSSPPTEKRLFSPPAHHRRSLKAFSNPQTSSPTMQRKPSPPSSPRVPSPPLQKKLSSPPPQRKPLSPPAGHKQSSPTPHQLLGSPAYRRDASPPPFPTTPSPPTSPSRSYKGPRAGLDAGDEHQLSSSKRGSNARSIFCLATSSLFEARPPLVPTKPTVELTSQPEASSLSQKSSLLFRQPGDRIRKLSLSATSPQPFVKRSFSDRRPGVQFRLPAPVTSGSEPMLNQASLEESPRKAGDSWNSPCGPEIKESNRSTSQPELYIVGQGLQRD; this is translated from the exons atggGCTGCACACCTTCTCGCAGTGAGATTGCTAATATTATTGCAAGAAGTAATCTTAAGGCTTTGAATATACCCAAAAGTATTTTGCGTATTGATCCAGGAGATAAAGGAATCCCTCTGCTGGTTAAAGGTACATCTTGCTACAATCTGGATGAATTCCACCAATATGGAATCCAGAGGAAAGACTACATGAGAGAAAAGGAGGATAAACTATCAGAGCAggataaaaattataatttgcaGTTATCTTCCAAGGCTCATTCAGATCCCCAGATTTCCAGGGAAGACAAGAAAATTGAGAGGACAGCCACAGATGCTGAAGTTGTTATGTCCAAACTGATTGAGTCTCAAAAACACATCACTGAGGCCATACAGATCAGAAAGCAAAGCTCCTGTGAATCAGAAGCATCAGCTTTCATTTGGGATGACAAGAATGAAAGCAATGCAAAGCAAAtcccaaagaaaggaaagaagcaaaaagGTCATAAGCTGGCAAAGCAAGGTCGACCtagcaaaattaaagaaaagtcCATTTTGGCCCTGTGCGAGACAGAGAAAAAGGTAGATTTCCCAGAACTGCTTGTTAAGGCTCATCAGAGCGCGTACGCCTACTTAAATCCTAACCTCTCCAAGTATGAAACTATACTTCACATGGCCAACCAGGCTACCCAAACTCAGCTCTTCCTACAGCAGATGGTAAGCTTTCTGATGCTTCGCTTTGATGAAATCAACCAGCTCTTGGAAGAAGTTGCCAATGATGGGGAAAATCTTCTCAAAGATGTAGGCGGGAATCTGGCATGGCCAGCAGAAAAAGGCAATTTGAAGGAGCACCCTGATCTTCTGCAACAACTACTGCAGTACACAATCAATAAAATGCAGTCACTGAGTGGGACACTGGCCTTCCTCACATCTGACGCCCTGAAGGAAACATGCAGCTACCTGCAGTCTGCTGCAAGCAGCttggaaggaaaactgaaagcaaagcaaagctttGATGAGCGCCTGCTACGGACAGTAAGGCTGCTGGAAGCCTCGGCACTGGGATCCTCTCAGTCCCGCGGTGATGACAGGACTCTCTATTCTGAGGACAGTGGCATTGGTGTGGACAATGAATCCCTCAAAGAGTTCAGTGCTCTCAGCCAGCATGGAGGACAAGCATGTGATTCCTCTGCATATGGACATCTGTCCCAAAAGCACACCAGAACAGTGGGGCATGTGCATGATGGGGCAGTGTCACCAGGGACAGCCGCATCCCGTGACTGTGCAGTTGAAAGGAATTCTAATGATATATTTTATTCATCCATGCGGAGTAAGGAAGCAACTTCTTGTCAGGGTGGAGCACCAGAAGGCATTTCTACCATGCCCCGACATGCAAGCTTGAGCAAAAGCCACTCCTGTAATTCGTTCCAGTCTGACTCCACTCAGGAAGGTGAACACTTCAAACTCTGTGAATCAACAGATTTTCcttctgatgatgatgatgacaatgaAGGGAGTACCCTGGGGGAGGATGATGACAACACAAGTTTATCAGAAATGGGGAAGGATACTCTGCCGAGGAGGCCCCTGTCTTCGCCTGCAGTCGCTGATAACACACAAAGGCAGTCCATCAAGAGGACTGAGAATGCAGAGACAGAGGAAATTATTCTGAAGATGAAAGATGCCATCAGTGAAAAAATCAAGTTTGTCCCAGCTAAATCTGGACGTAAAGAATGGATAGAGGATGAGAGCGGAAGAGCAGTCCTAACAACAAGGCCCAGTACAGCGACGGGCAGCCAGAAAACCTTCGGGAAACAACGACGGTCCAGGTCAGAGGAGTCCCTCAGAAGCCAGGCAGAGGACCCGACCCTCCTAGAGCTTCAGAGAACTCAAAAAGAGCTAAGCAAAAAGCTGGAAATGTTTTACGGAAAGAAGGATACAGATAACAAACCAGAGACTCGGAAAAGACGAACAGCACCTTACTTGCAGGATGAGCAAATTATATCTAGGTCCTCTAGCAAACTGAAGGCGTGCCTCTCAAAAAATTTCAGCATCCTGCCTAACCAGGATAAAGTCCCTTTGTTTATGGTTGATCAAAATCCTGCCCATCAGCTGGATGAAAAAAGAGGCTGGAAACCTTTCAGAGCTACTATGCCCCCCCAGGAGACAtcagaaggcaaagaaaaggagCCTCCTGGAGCACAAACGCTCAGTAGCAATAGCTGTGTCCCCCGACAGTCTGTCAAAAAGCTTATTGAAACATTCAGTCCTACTGACAATCTTGTAAAAGCTGCACCTTTAAGATCTTTAGGACCAATAAAGTGCATCAGAAAATTTGGACTTCCAGTCATCCCACCCACCATTCCCTTTCAGAGAGGCCTGGCACCTTTAAATCTTAAGCATCGTATTTCACCAGTAGAAGGCACAAACCCTTCAAACACCAGTGGAGTTTCTTCTAACTTTCCAAATGCCTTTCCTCCTGCACTGGCTGCAGAACTAAGCAAGAAGGACACAAAGGAAGAGACTGATGAAGACATTGATaacctgccaccaccaccacctgaaATGTTAATGGACACTTCTTTTGACTTAACTGAGCCTGAAGAAACTGCAAGAATAGAAGGGAACTCTTCAGAAGATGCCAAAAAGCCCACCAAAACAGAATTTCATGCTACTAAGAAATCACGAGTTTCCCCAAAAATGAAAGCCTCCCTTCAGTCCATTGACCTACTGCCAAGTAAAAATATCAGTGGCCCCAGTGTGATGGCTAGTAAAGGTCTAAGGAATACTGCAGCAGGGGATGAGAAACTGCAGAGGTACTCTCTGGAGCTGAACCCTACCAACGTGCACATCCCTAGCCAGGAGGAGATATTGGCAACCCAGAGAAGAGAGGCTGCAGATTTGTACAAGCAAACCCATAAAATTATTCCTCTTCAAAATCCCAGTGGAGTTTCAAAACGACAGAGCAACAGCTCAGAGAGCAAAGAGCCGAATTCACAAGCAACTTCAGTGCAATACCAGAAGCACGGTTCTCCTGATTCGCTCAGGAGAAATGAAAAAGGCTCATCATTTGCCAGGAGGGTCTCCCCAACGAGAActcctccttcttctccaccAACTGAGAAACGGCTTTTCAGCCCCCCAGCACACCACAGACGCTCTCTGAAGGCTTTTAGCAACCCGCAAACAAGCTCACCCACCATGCAGAGGAAACCCAGTCCTCCCTCTAGCCCCAGGGTTCCCAGCCCACCCTTGCAGAAGAAGCTGTCCTCTCCACCACCCCAGCGAAAACCACTCAGCCCTCCCGCAGGGCACAAGCAAAGCTCGCCAACGCCACACCAGCTGCTGGGCTCCCCAGCCTACCGCCGAGATGCAAGCCCCCCTCCattccccaccaccccctccccaccaacCTCCCCATCCCGCTCTTACAAGGGGCCAAGAGCTGGGCTGGATGCTGGGGACGAGCACCAGCTCTCATCCTCCAAGAGGGGCAGCAACGCCCGTTCGATATTTTGCCTGGCCACCTCTTCCTTATTCGAAGCCAGACCTCCTCTGGTACCCACCAAACCCACTGTGGAGCTGACCAGCCAGCCTGAAGCTTCATCGCTTTCCCAAAAGAGTAGTCTGCTTTTCCGGCAGCCTGGAGACCGGATCAGAAAGCTGTCCCTGAGTGCGACCAGTCCTCAGCCATTTGTGAAGAGAAGTTTCTCTGACCGCCGACCAGGGGTCCAGTTTCGTCTTCCAGCTCCCGTAACATCTGGCAGCGAACCCATGCTTAACCAAGCAAG cttGGAGGAGAGCCCTAGAAAAGCAGGCGACTCTTGGAACAGCCCTTGCGGTCCTGAAATCAAAGAGTCCAACAGATCCACTTCCCAGCCTGAGCTCTACATTGTGGGccaggggctgcagagggacTGA